Proteins from one Mycobacterium sp. HUMS_12744610 genomic window:
- a CDS encoding MarR family winged helix-turn-helix transcriptional regulator, which produces MRDVDWEPTLPTLVNLLAASRAPHLRAAFAAAGLDGIRPAQAVALVPLMNGGMHASDLADRLKVSRQAVAQGIAALERQGYVARVPDPHDARARIVDLTARGRHALRVMHSSAMELEARWETTLGRRRLTELRESLQLLLAANSPTPDV; this is translated from the coding sequence ATGCGCGACGTCGACTGGGAGCCCACCCTGCCGACTTTGGTGAACCTCCTGGCGGCGTCGCGGGCTCCCCACCTGCGTGCCGCGTTTGCCGCGGCGGGGCTCGACGGGATCCGCCCCGCGCAGGCGGTTGCGCTGGTCCCGCTGATGAACGGGGGGATGCACGCGTCCGACCTCGCCGACCGCCTCAAGGTGAGTCGGCAGGCGGTGGCCCAGGGGATCGCCGCCCTGGAGCGGCAGGGCTATGTCGCCCGGGTGCCCGATCCCCACGACGCCCGCGCGCGGATCGTCGATCTGACTGCGCGAGGCCGCCATGCCCTGCGTGTAATGCACTCCAGCGCAATGGAATTGGAGGCGCGCTGGGAGACCACCCTGGGGCGCCGCCGGTTGACCGAACTGCGGGAGAGCCTGCAACTGTTGCTCGCCGCCAATTCTCCGACGCCCGACGTCTGA